DNA sequence from the Eulemur rufifrons isolate Redbay chromosome 6, OSU_ERuf_1, whole genome shotgun sequence genome:
GTTTTGAAAAGGTCCAAAGTCATCACCTCTACCTTCTCAATTTCAATACCCGCACCTGCTGTCAGACTTCAGTATTTTAGAACATTGTGTGTGGATATGTGCAAATGGGAGGCTATTTTGGAAAGggcaaatataaattaaaactgttCCAGAGACACAAGTTAGCCCCTGTCCCCGCTCTGGTGGTCGAGATGGGGGCAAAGAAGTTAAAGGACCAGAGGGAAAGGGGGAATAAAGTATTTCTCATTCAGATCTACTGTTTCATTTCTGTTAAATTGCAATCTTCAGATTTTTCTAAAACTGACAGAATCAATTAATAATTTTGAAccaccaaaataattttttttaactttctttttttttttttccaccaaaataattttaatcgcTTCTAGTTTTAAAGCTCTTGTTCATTTCAGGTGGTCGAAGGGAATGATATTGTTATATTGTCTGAGATCAATTATACACCAGTGTTGGACGTCATCTATGAATTTCCGGTGATTTGCTTTGTGAAGAGGTATGTGTAGCCAGCTACTCCCCTTACCTgttcttaaatttattcttttgctgaTAGgtgtttctgttaaaaaaaaaaaatgcagctattaaaaaatgCCCTAGAGGATGCCTATGGcacaactaaaatttttaaaatttaatctttaagaaaattttcaaatgtacagaagaaagaatcttacaGTGAACACCTATATATCTAATACCTACATTCTACCATTTTTTACAAACTTTATCACACATCCACTTCCCCATCCATCAATTTTTGGTTGCCCTTTCAATTGAAGGTGTAAGTACGTTCCTCCTAAGTACTTCAGCGTGCATATCATGCATTAAGgatcaatatttatttaagttttctcttGAGAAAAATTTACATGcaactaaatatataaatgtcaCAAAGTATGTGCATTTTCAGCTcagctttgtttttaattatgagtacataacagttgtatatctttatagggtacatgtgatgttttgatacaggcatacaatgtgaattaatcaaatcaggctaattggGGTGCCCATCACCTCAGgactttatcatttctttgtgttagggacATTCTGTTCTACTCTTAGTTATATTAAAGTATACCCTGACCTATTGTTGATTACAGCcactttgttatgctatcaagtattgttcattctgtctaactatatttttacacccattaaccatccaCAATTTATCTCCCCTTctccactacccttcccagcctctggtaactatcattgtgctctctgtctccatgagataaattgcttttaatatttagctcccccatattagtgagaacatacaatatttgcctttctgtgcttgacttatttcacttaacacaatgttctccagttccatacatgtTGTTAcaaaggatttcattcttttttgtggctatataatactccattgtgtatatataccacaatttctttatccattcatcaattgatagacatttaggttgattccaaatcttggctactgtgaatatgcagcaataaacatggcagtgcagataccttttcaatatattgaattcccctcctttggatatatacccagcagtgggattgctgggtcatgtggtagttctatttttagttttctgaggaacttccatactgttctccatagtggttacgctaatttacattcccaccaatggtatatgagggttcccctttctccacatcttcaccagcattcaTCATTGCCTATATTTTTGATAAGaaccattttaactggagtgagatgatacctcattgtaagtttgatttgtatttctctaatgactaatgttgagcattttcttcatataactattggccatttgtatgtagtcttttttttttttttttttttttttttttgagacagagtctcactctgttgcccaggctagagtgagtgccatagcgttagcctagctcacagcaacctcaaactcctgagctcaagcgatcctcctgtctcagcctcccgagtagctgggactacaggcatgcaccaccatgcccggctaatttttttctatatatatttttagctgtccatataatttctttctatttttagtagagatggggtctcgctcttgctcaggctggtctcgaactcctgagctcaaacgatccgcccacctcggcctcccagagtgctaggattacaggcgtgagccaccgcgcccggcctgtatgtagtcttttgagaaatgtccatttagatcctttgctcatttttaattggattatttgactttttcctattcagttgttggagctccttatatgtGCTATAATAGTTATTAATcacttgtcagatggatagtttgcaaatattttctcccattctgtgggttgtctcttcactttgttgattgtttcctttgctgtgcagaaatgtTTTAGCTTTTTGTGATCTCATTTGTCCAGTTTTGCCTAGTTGCCTGTACTTtggggggtattactcaagaagttcttgcccagatcaatgtcctaaaacatttccccaatgttttcttttagtagtttcatagtttcaggtcttacatttaagtctttaattcactgtgatttgatttttatatacgGCAAGAGATAAGGGCctagtttttttccttctgcacatggatatccaatttttcctGCTGAACACTtcgaaagaaagaaaattaaaagaacctTAGAAACTGCCTCAGAATCAAGGTCTGCCTGACTTCTCCTTATTTCTTCCCCTAAGTGCAGGGTGGGGTTCTCTTTGAAGTTCCCCTTATCTGACCAAGggaagttttttcaaaagaaatgcaattgtcttgGAGCCCTTTGCTGGAATCTACATTAACTAGAGAAGATGAACTCTTCTAGCAGGAGAGGAAACTAAAAGTCTTCTTACCCAGGACACCATGTCTGGACAGACTTTTCACCTATTCTTTCAACTATTCTTTCTAAGGGCTGTTACTAGGAGACTATCTGCATAAGACACCTTTGTTCACAGTACAGTTCTACCCCTCACCTTCCCATAACTTGCCACCTCTCCCAGAGCCCAGAGGAACTTTGTTTCAGGCTATTGTCTGTTCTTTGTGCCCATTCAGCCCCTCTATAAATCATTTACTCTTTCTCTAATCCCTTTCCCCTTTCAAAAGGGTATTTAAACTTCAATCATCTGGCCCTTCcttgagtctcatattttgtgTGGCTCCCGTGTATATGTGCACATTAATTTGTATGATTTTCCCCCTGTTAATATGTTTGCTGTCAGTTTATTTCAACAAACTCAATTATCCAGAGGGAAAGTTTAAACTTCCCTTCACCATTAAggcaaattataataattatgacTATGGTAAattgcctgccttccttccctccctcctccccccctccttccttccttccatacaAAAgggtatacatatttattttatacaactTATACaaacttgatgagtttggagaaCCAAACCATAATCAATGCCATAAACATAATCTATCACATCCAAAAGTTTCCTCCTAccctctttattttaaaacaatttttttgtgataagaacacaacataagatctaccctctaccaaaatattttttttcagctttaacaCAAAACTCTATCAATACATGTAAGACTATGATCCCTGCAGAAAGTGTTTCTTCCCAGTTGGCTCCTGCATGCTACACCGTACTATTCTCATCTCTTCtaaaattttgtagaaatgaaATCATAGCATAcgcttttgcatctggcttctttcattcaccaCAATGTTTGAGATTTATTTATGTTGTATATTCCAgtactttaatttttacaatgctgagtggtattccattgtatgtttaCTATTTTGGTGAAGACTTGTGCTATTTTCACtgtttgactattatgaataaatctgcaGGTCTTTGTGTAggtgtatgttttcatttcctttgagcaaACACCTAAGAGTAGGACTGTTTGATAGTAGGGAAAGTATATGTTGAGTTTTGtaagaaatcaacaaatattttcccaaataaggtGCATTTATACCAGAAATGTATGAGAGTTTAGTGATTTTGTCAtatgttgtcagtctttttattctagccattctaataggtgcatAGTGATATCTCCTCATTTAACatgtattttcctgatgactaattaTTAGTGCTCATTTGCCATTTGTAAGTCTCTCGTGAGCTGTGTCTTTTGTTCGTTTTTATTCCATCATCTGTCTTACTGAGTTCTAAGTGTTCTTTATGTCTTGAAGACCAGGTCTTTGTCAGATGTATTTTGTCCCAGTCCCCCAATTGCTTATTCATTATCTTAATGGCATCTTTTGATGAGCAGATGTCtttcattttcaagtttataGACTCTTCCTTTTGCAGTTATTGCCTTTGTTCTGTCTTAAAATTCTTTGCTTACTGCCAagtctattattttcttctaaaagctttatgGTTTTGGATTTGAGTTTATAATACATCTTAGCTTAATATTTTTGTGTGGTGTGAGGCAGGTCAAGGGTCTCCTCTTTCCATAGAAATATTTTGTTGGTACAGCACCATTAAtcaaaatgactttcttttccctcttggaTTGCTTTGACTCTGTTATACTGATGACTAAataagtttggtttttttctgtgaTATTCTATGTCCTATTGATCTACTTGatccttatgccagtactgtGCTGTCTTGACTACTTTAAGTTCATTTGCAACTTAGCAATGTCATTTTCAGCTATTCAGGATGCCTTTAATCAAATTCTCACTACATCTACATACTTCCTTAGGGGTGGAAAAGGTCAGACAAAATCAAGGCCCCTGGCAAGAAATGACTTGAAACCAGAATTAACAAAAAAATCCTGTGTTCTTCCAACTTCACCAGTGGTCTCTAAACCTGTGCTGTCTAATATAGCAGCCAGTAGCCACATGtaacatttacatataaattaacattaaatataactaaaatttaGTTTTAGTTGTACTAGCTattttttaagtgctcaatagcaGCATGTGGTTAGTGGTAACACACTGCACAGGCAGACTTGGGATATTTCCTTTATAGAAAATTCTACTGGACAGTGCTGCTATATCAgaataaacacaatttttaacTGGACAGTAGCTAACAATCATTAAACATTCACGTTGATGTTAAAAAAGTGGTTCTAAACTTTAAGTAGCATTTCCCCAAGTCCTGTATTTTTTGATGCTAGTTGCCATTAGATTATATGATATTAGAGctgaagacaagaaaaagataaCCTGAAGGAAGAGTAAGTAGTGAAAGAGAAGGAACATCGAGAATTTCTGATGTCAATTCTAAATGAATAGGTAGCATCCTATACAAGATtatgttttaaactttatttagatTCATTGAGatgatttgtctttttcttccctaAGTCAGTTACTTTGGATTTTCTAACTTATAACTAACACAAGTCTAAttaatcttgtatttttttcctgtaaagtaTCTATACAACTATCAatcctgtgcttttcttttttacttttaggcGTAAAGACCCATCTACGTTGCATTTTGGAATGAATGGGCACGAAGCCAAGGCTATGGGTGATGGCTCTCAAGGGACAAAAGAAGGGGAAGCCTCCTCAGCTCCTTCACAAAGTACAAACTGTGAAGTTTACTGTAGCAGCATTAATAGGTGAGAATATTTAGGTTGTCCATTTCATGGTTAGCTGTAATTTGTTCAATGTAATTTGAGTGGAAGAAATAATGTAAATTCCTATTTTAATACTATATGATCAAATTGCTCTAGTCTTAACACGAACCCTGTAGACAACCCTGTGGGGTGTCATAGGCTGTACTTGGGTATAATTATAGTCTTCTTGTTAGTTGCACATAAACATGAATAGTTTTCATACTGGTGAGTTTCCTTAGCTTTTATCTCAGGTACTAAATTGTTCACTTTCAACATAGCCTGTGacaaagtgaaataattatagaagGCCCATACCAGGTCTCAGTTTCATACTCATAACTGCAGAAaaccatatatatgtacatgtgtgtatgtataagataaaaataagaatagtggGGAGGAAGGTAAATGAGGTTTGAATATCAAAAACAATTTGTTATATCTAATTAGTACTTTTCCTAAGATTAATACCTGTGGAAGAATATCTTTCTTAATAAGAACTGTTCTActgaacttattttaaaaggatgCCACAAAACTTATGTATATAGACAATGGCCTTGAAGGTgacatttcataaagaaaataagctTTGTTCTAGagatctgaaaatatttaaaatcaaagttGAGATATATGGTATAACTACTTTATGTCATGACGGTCTCAGAAAAGCAGTGATCCAGCCAATACTTAGATGCTAATCACTTCTAAATAGCACATCTGAGGTATGTGTTTGATATAGTTGGGTAATGCTCTAGATTGCATTTGAAGGTAGAGATTTCATTCTTCACACTGCTTCTAATTGAGCATTCACGAGTTCTCTGAACGACTTGTTAGGTAAAAGTTATGTCAGCAGCTCTTAACTGCTTTTTCCCCCTGTCTTTCAGGAGCGCCTGTCCATGAATCACTGCATCAATAATGCCTGCATTATGACTTCCGCTTTTCCCTAAGACTTAGCAAGTGGTTCATATCTGTCTGGGAGCCAGTTTCAATAATGCTGTTATTATATCTGTCCGAAGATGAGTAGTAATATCTGTTACCTGCTTGAATACCTCTCGGAATTTtggatagtattaatatatatctgtAATGTGATATTTAAACTTCTAATGagttaattttaagtaaaattgccATTCTAACTTCGTATGTGAGTTCATGCACAATAAAGTTTGCCTATATTCAGTGTGTGTACTTTTATGACAGATTTGAACATTTTCAGGATTTAGTTACCCACTTTAAACTTTTACCCATTACTCCCCATAATTATCTAGTGTCTCATAGTGAAATCTATTCCCCTGACTaaatcttcttccttttttataatgtacataaaagagaagaaaatctgtTCTGTGTAGTTGCTTTGATAACTTGAGGACTTCCCCATCCATCCTTTATCTTTGGCTTTGTATAATGCTTTTGTTCTGTTTCCTGTTGTATGTctcataaggaaatattttaaacatattttggcATTGTGTATTTATCTTTACTATTATCTTGATAAGGTAAATCTGGAAGAAAATGAGATTCCAGTTGCTTTTTGTCCTATTTCTGAGAGTGTTGTAACCACAGAAGGTTACAACTACATCATCACATCACCCTTCCCACCTACCCCCAGCCATAGGTCAGTGGGTGCTGGAGATTTTCTTAGTGGACAAGATCACTTGTTCTTCCTTTCAAGGCTCCTGAACTAACTGACAAACGTTGAGCAGGGAAATCAGCTATGAATCCCAAATGAGGATTCCCATGGTGTGGAAATGGAAAAGGTTGTAACAATGCCAAGCACCAGAAGTAGGAGCTCATACACTTCGGCACACTGCATCTTCCTTGGAGTTGCTGGACAGGCAAGGCACTGGTACTTGTGTgttgggaaaggagaaaagatgcTGATTTTGTGCCATCTTTTCTCCTTGTTGCGTCTGTAGTGAGCACCAGTCTCCCGTGGCCAGCAGGCCCCTCCTGCTAGCTGAGGCAAGGCAGTGGGACTGCATGGTCCCCTCTTAAGCTGTAGGCAAAGACTCTGTTCCCTTCTCACATGGGGCTGATGTCCTGGTGGGGGTGGCCAGGTGACATAACTCACATGCCTTAAGCAGTGTGAGGAAGTCTGCTGTGTATGCAGAACAGGGAAATGCTTTTTCTTAATAAGAATCTGGGGCCAAGCAACAACTCAGGCCCCAGCTTCCATATGGGGGAATGTTCCAGGCCCAGGATAAGCCCTCAGAAAGGCAGCAGGTTGTGCAATGGCTGCTTCCCCAACACAAAAGTACTCACAACTCAGGTTATGCTTATCACAGTTTGGACCCCAGGCTGAAAGTTTTCTCTGAATCTAAATTACCCAGTACATCTCTGGAAGTGAAAGCCTGTGCCTTTGAGTATACGGTGCAAGAGTGCTGGCCCCAAACTCATTTCAAGGGAGCCCGAACCAAAGGGTACCACATACGTGTGCAGGGATGTGCACACACGATCATCTTCTTTACTCAGCAAGGTCAGTCTTCTTCCATGGGAAAAATTGGTAGTGTGGGGCAGAACGTTGTTTTATGCCTAGATTCCTCGCTCCTGGTGGTGAGGGGAAGACAAAAAACTTATgatgaaatgagagaaaacaagaaaatatgaagatctctttctccatttctttagacACAGATTTTATTCTTGCTAAACATGAATGAAAGTACCTCTCTTCCCCCCTCTAGTtagaaatggcatttttattCCAAGAGCATGCAAAGACATCTAAACAATTTGAGTCATCTAGAACTGCTGCATAACCGAGCTGCTGGGCTTGGGCACGAACAGGTACCTAACTGTGCCAGTTTCCTGACCTTGAGTCCTTCCCAGAACTGAAGCTGGAAGAGTTAGCAGGGATTCATTGCAGGGTTTGAAAATGCctttcttttgaaatgaaaatgacagtAAATTTTGTCACCTCATCAATATATTTGTGattcttttactatatttttctttatccttgagTAAAATTAAAGATGTGGCATGATTTGGCCTAATCTCTCATTTCAATAAACCCTAATAGATTTTTGACCACTCCTGGAATTACAGATCCCAATtgaaataatagttattttttgtACCTATTGTAATAGGATacatgaatttattaatttagtaATCACTACAGTAATGAGGCAGGTACTCATTGCCTCAACTTAAAGAAAAGTTCTCACTGGTGAATTGACCAGAATCTCTAAATGTCAGAACGAGATTTTTGAGCCAGATGCTTTTGATTTTAGACCTTAATTTTTGACACTTAATTTTGGatgttttggaaaatatcttaagttctgaaaatgaaattttaatgtaaacattCCACTAAATTCTAATCATGTTAATGTTGATTTTAGGAGTAGATGGCATACCAAAGGAAAGTAAGATGGATAATAtttttttgacttaatttttttatttgctaaagatTTATGCAACTATGAAAATGAAACAGTATCTCTGCCTTAAAGAATCTTAATTTCCTGGAGGCATAGTAGTAACAGGCTGAGTTTCAGCAGCCTAATTTGGTGAAAATTGTGTTTTCAACTTAAAAGGTTCGAGTTGAGCTGGTGAGAAGTGGtggaactgaaaatatattttggaggcTGTAAGAACATAATACTTGTTTGAGGAACACACTATAATCAAGGATGTCTCCTGGGATTGGGTGTCTATAAGCGGGTGAATTGTGGTGCTACTTAGGTAGGAAAGATTTCTTTGGGAGtcaagttaatatttataaaggttTAGAAATTCAGTATTTTAGGTCTTACCAGTTAGTTTTGctggttttctttctctatatcttGAGGTCTCCATCAGAACTCAGATGGACTTTTTGCTAATCCCTCCAAAAAGGCTAGATCAGGGCTTAATGGGGTTAGGGAAGCAATCAAGTTTTGTCCCCCTTAAAGTAGTCTTCACAAGATATAAAATAACGAAGATAGACTGAAAGCCAGTTCCGTGGCTACCCTGGTCAGAGAATGGATGGAGAGGGAGGGTAGGACCCAGATGGGTGTGATTAGAGAGATTCTACAAGTGTTGGCACCAGAATGATCCTAACAAAGGCATCTACATAATGAATTCTTTCTATTCCTCTGCTTTTAACATATATAGCCTAACCTCGGTAGATACAGAGAAAACTGCTGCAAGATTTGTGGTTTAATTGTGAGAAAGCTAATCAACTATTTCTACATGAGTTCATTATACTAAGATATGCTTTGGGTCATACAAAAAATTGCAGATGTGATTCTTGCCAAGAATACTTTAGACGAAGTACATATGACTACTTGAAAATTTCATTATGTGCTTGCCTTATTCTGCATATGTATGATAGAAAAGTTGCTTTACCTTGGGGTAAGGCCACAGTTGagttatatataatacaatagtttgtatataatacaataattttaattttgtttttaattgtaagGTAAATGTAAACTTtaacatcttaaccatttttaagtgcgcagttcagtagtattaagttcattcatgttgctgtgCCACCAATCTCcaagaattcttttcatcttatGAAACTACAACTGTATACTCATTAAACAACTTTCCAGCCACCATGTGATAATTGGTGCTGCTCAGACTTTTAGGTGCCACAACTCCTTtacactattaaaaatattgaattccaaagagcttttgtttatgtagttTTTATCTATCCAAATTAACATGTGAAGAAactaaaactgaatttaaaaatattaaataatttaaaataactaataagCCCatcatgtataaataaaatacattttaacaaaaaataacttcaaaaatagAAGAGTAATACTGTTTTACATTCACACTTTTGCAAGGCTCTTGTCTGGGTTAATAGAAGATATTTGggttctcatatctgcttctgcattcagtcttTGTGACATATCACCTggttaaagtatataaagaaaactcTGTCTCACACAGATGTATagttggaaaagggaagagaattttAATACTCTTTTCAGATAACTGTGGCTATTCTTCAATACTCCACCAAAACTCAACAAGGGGTAGTTTCTTCAAGGTTTGTTGCAATATGGAATCTGAAAATATTCCAAACTTTTCATATTTAGTTACATTAAAAATCTACTGT
Encoded proteins:
- the OOSP4B gene encoding oocyte-secreted protein 4B; its protein translation is MKTSVLLAITTTCSEDWLLVRMKRRPYDNETEIRIGDISLGDNCPVTRLLLESYEFSYPVVYCGIKKIVVEGNDIVILSEINYTPVLDVIYEFPVICFVKRRKDPSTLHFGMNGHEAKAMGDGSQGTKEGEASSAPSQSTNCEVYCSSINRSACP